A single genomic interval of Vibrio maritimus harbors:
- the cyoE gene encoding heme o synthase, with protein sequence MSKTNILASTANTTVVKSSVNWRVYLTLTKPKVVALMILTALVGMCLAVPGALPVQASVLGLSGIALMAGSAAAFNHLIDRRIDAIMARTHKRPLPSGDLSAGKVFAFATSIGVLGFVVLALGVNWLTAWLTFASLLGYAVVYTLYLKRATPQNIVIAGIAGAMPPLLGWTAVTGELHANAWLLVMIIFIWTPPHFWALAIHRKDDYAKADIPMLPVTHGVEYTKTSILLYTILLALVCLMPALVGMTGLVYLAGSTFLSAGFIYYAWKLKVAATEKTAMETFKFSIIHLMVLFVLLLVDHYVAI encoded by the coding sequence ATGAGTAAAACCAATATCTTGGCATCGACGGCTAATACCACTGTTGTTAAGTCCTCCGTAAACTGGCGCGTTTATCTTACCTTGACCAAGCCAAAAGTAGTTGCGCTGATGATATTAACAGCACTGGTTGGGATGTGTCTGGCGGTACCGGGAGCTCTGCCCGTTCAAGCCAGTGTACTTGGACTATCTGGTATTGCATTGATGGCGGGTTCGGCTGCTGCATTCAATCACCTTATTGACAGACGCATTGACGCCATAATGGCTCGAACGCATAAACGACCGCTGCCTTCTGGCGATCTCAGCGCCGGGAAAGTCTTTGCTTTTGCGACGTCTATCGGTGTGCTTGGGTTTGTGGTGTTAGCGCTAGGGGTAAATTGGCTGACAGCTTGGCTCACATTCGCGAGCTTGCTGGGTTATGCCGTTGTATACACGCTTTATTTAAAGCGCGCGACGCCACAGAACATTGTGATCGCTGGCATAGCAGGGGCAATGCCACCGCTCTTAGGTTGGACCGCAGTCACGGGTGAGCTGCATGCGAATGCGTGGCTATTGGTGATGATCATCTTCATTTGGACCCCGCCACACTTTTGGGCACTGGCCATCCACCGTAAAGATGACTACGCCAAAGCGGATATTCCAATGCTGCCAGTCACACACGGTGTTGAATACACCAAAACCTCAATCTTGCTTTATACCATATTGTTGGCACTTGTGTGCTTGATGCCGGCACTTGTTGGCATGACTGGGCTTGTCTATCTGGCGGGATCTACCTTCTTAAGCGCTGGCTTTATTTATTACGCTTGGAAGTTAAAAGTGGCTGCGACAGAGAAAACGGCAATGGAGACGTTTAAGTTCTCTATCATTCATTTGATGGTGCTGTTTGTTCTCTTGCTTGTTGATCACTACGTGGCGATCTAG
- a CDS encoding amino acid ABC transporter permease: MNNNAVPSPKQISKRWRPTLLDGVLIIALICVAVWLAYRSSIGINYHWRWSQAFELVFTPTANGGLPYFVQGIIATIRLSAWGMVLAVTLGTALGLAKHSAISVFSVPANIFIQLVRNIPPLVFIFIFYFFISNQLIPLLGLSDILRGYTGEISAWQAFLFGPSSLWENLLSGVICIGLLSSAYVAEIVRAGLSAIPKGQWEAGKSLGLSTWYQYKDVVAPQVLTAVAPALAGQAISLVKDTSIVSLISIQEVTFVGTEMANSSGLIFEIWLIVGACYFLLCLTLSLLFRRFETQQR; the protein is encoded by the coding sequence ATGAACAATAACGCAGTGCCTTCGCCAAAACAGATCAGCAAACGTTGGAGACCCACACTTCTCGACGGCGTCCTGATCATCGCTTTAATATGCGTTGCTGTATGGCTAGCCTACCGTTCATCGATCGGTATTAACTACCATTGGCGCTGGAGCCAAGCATTTGAGTTGGTGTTCACTCCCACCGCCAATGGCGGGTTACCTTATTTTGTTCAGGGCATCATCGCCACGATACGCCTAAGCGCATGGGGAATGGTGCTCGCGGTGACTCTCGGGACCGCGTTGGGTTTAGCAAAACACTCAGCTATCTCTGTTTTCAGTGTACCTGCCAATATATTTATTCAATTGGTCAGAAATATCCCGCCACTGGTATTTATCTTCATTTTCTATTTCTTTATCTCGAATCAGTTAATTCCATTACTAGGACTGAGTGATATCTTGAGAGGGTATACGGGTGAGATTTCTGCGTGGCAAGCCTTTCTGTTTGGACCAAGCTCATTGTGGGAAAACCTTCTTTCTGGCGTTATCTGTATCGGTCTGCTTTCATCTGCTTACGTTGCAGAAATTGTAAGAGCGGGGCTATCCGCCATTCCTAAGGGGCAATGGGAGGCAGGAAAATCATTAGGGTTATCGACTTGGTACCAGTATAAAGATGTCGTCGCTCCACAGGTCCTAACAGCCGTGGCACCGGCGCTCGCGGGACAAGCTATTTCTTTAGTAAAAGATACCTCTATCGTTTCGCTGATATCGATTCAAGAAGTGACGTTTGTCGGTACTGAAATGGCCAACTCTTCAGGACTTATTTTTGAAATCTGGCTTATCGTTGGCGCGTGTTACTTCCTATTGTGCCTTACCCTATCTTTGCTTTTTAGAAGGTTTGAGACTCAGCAAAGATAA
- a CDS encoding transporter substrate-binding domain-containing protein, which translates to MKGKLKHLVKAATTAAIGLAVSFGVTASDTPNLDKINERGTLRVGMSTFVPWAMRDKQGELVGFEIDVAKRLAEDSGWKIEFVPTAWDGIIPALLSQKFDVIIGGLSITPERSKSVLFTEPYSHSGVQVAASKTLAGDFSKIEDFDSRRVKIAARRGAFTVQVARETFPKAKVLQFDDDAQAFQEVLNGNAHAVIASSPKPEHEAIKHSDALFIPFSDRLSKGNEAFAVRLGEEDKKAFFDKWIQARTEDGWLKERYEYWFSTLDWQDQIAGGQ; encoded by the coding sequence ATGAAAGGGAAACTCAAGCACTTAGTCAAGGCCGCCACAACTGCTGCGATTGGCCTCGCAGTATCATTCGGTGTCACCGCTAGTGACACACCAAACCTAGATAAGATTAACGAACGAGGCACACTAAGAGTCGGCATGTCCACGTTCGTACCTTGGGCTATGCGAGACAAGCAAGGTGAGCTTGTAGGCTTCGAGATCGATGTTGCTAAGCGTCTAGCTGAGGATTCTGGCTGGAAAATAGAGTTCGTCCCAACCGCGTGGGACGGTATCATCCCTGCTCTGTTATCACAGAAATTCGATGTCATCATTGGTGGACTATCAATCACTCCAGAGCGCTCTAAAAGTGTGCTGTTTACCGAACCATACTCTCACTCAGGTGTGCAGGTTGCAGCGAGCAAAACCCTCGCCGGCGACTTTTCAAAGATTGAAGACTTCGACTCTCGCCGTGTGAAGATTGCTGCTCGCCGAGGTGCCTTTACGGTTCAGGTAGCACGCGAAACATTCCCTAAAGCGAAAGTACTTCAGTTTGATGATGACGCTCAAGCCTTCCAAGAGGTATTAAACGGCAACGCGCACGCGGTTATTGCATCAAGCCCGAAGCCTGAGCATGAAGCGATTAAACACTCAGATGCGCTGTTTATTCCATTCAGCGACCGTCTATCTAAAGGTAACGAAGCCTTCGCAGTAAGACTTGGTGAAGAAGATAAGAAAGCTTTCTTTGATAAGTGGATCCAAGCACGTACCGAAGATGGTTGGTTAAAAGAGCGCTATGAATACTGGTTCTCAACCCTAGATTGGCAAGACCAGATCGCTGGCGGACAATAG